One genomic region from Leptospira tipperaryensis encodes:
- the proC gene encoding pyrroline-5-carboxylate reductase, giving the protein MKHTIGIAGCGNMGGAIYLSLKKRYPTQVLGYDPYMTSNKKIELVSSWEEFSSQADLIIVCVKPGKVVELLKRITSQKMILSVAAGISTQTIRNSLPSGSKVVRIMPNLPLLVGESAIGYYGDDELYETVEEIFQSLGHSLPLSSESLMDAVTGLSGSGPAYVFKFIQALAEGGVLSGLGYQEALDLSIQTVIGSAELLRKERKKDPQTHPEVWKNKVTSPGGTTIAGLAELEKHGFTHAVLEAVQAAARRSQELGN; this is encoded by the coding sequence ATGAAACATACGATTGGAATCGCAGGTTGTGGAAATATGGGAGGAGCGATCTATCTCTCTCTGAAGAAACGTTATCCGACACAGGTTCTTGGATACGATCCCTACATGACCTCGAATAAAAAGATAGAACTCGTTTCTTCCTGGGAAGAATTTTCTTCGCAAGCGGATCTGATCATCGTATGTGTAAAACCGGGAAAGGTAGTCGAACTCTTAAAACGAATCACTTCTCAAAAAATGATCCTCTCCGTCGCGGCGGGAATCAGTACACAAACGATTCGAAACTCTCTTCCTTCCGGATCCAAGGTTGTTCGAATCATGCCGAACCTTCCGCTTCTTGTTGGAGAATCCGCAATCGGTTACTACGGAGACGACGAACTCTACGAAACCGTAGAGGAAATTTTCCAATCTCTCGGCCATTCACTCCCCTTAAGTTCCGAGTCTTTGATGGACGCTGTGACCGGACTTTCCGGATCGGGACCCGCTTATGTTTTTAAATTCATCCAAGCGCTCGCAGAAGGAGGGGTTCTTTCCGGTCTCGGTTATCAAGAAGCTCTCGATTTGAGCATACAAACCGTCATCGGTTCCGCCGAACTTCTTAGAAAAGAAAGAAAAAAAGATCCACAAACCCATCCCGAGGTTTGGAAGAATAAAGTGACTTCTCCGGGAGGAACCACGATCGCCGGACTTGCGGAGCTTGAAAAACACGGATTTACACACGCCGTTCTCGAGGCGGTCCAAGCCGCGGCCAGACGTTCCCAAGAACTCGGAAATTAA
- a CDS encoding YggS family pyridoxal phosphate-dependent enzyme, whose protein sequence is MGIRERYFQIQEELTRLRPEKPPTLIAVSKFQTLEAVREAVNGGVLHFGENRIQEGLEKFEEWLKEKNSPLVLHHIGPVQSGTLRKLFLGYSYAHGVGSIGTVEELLNRAQKEQKKIRYFLQANLTEEESKHGFDKKELLEILSKKETLSNEFCKLEGMMVMGPSDGEPNKTREVFRELANIRKEYYPEGKLSMGMSGDYKIAIEEGSDFVRIGSAIFGERN, encoded by the coding sequence ATGGGGATCCGAGAACGTTATTTTCAAATCCAAGAAGAACTCACAAGGTTAAGACCGGAGAAACCTCCCACGCTCATCGCGGTTTCCAAGTTTCAAACCCTGGAAGCCGTTCGAGAAGCGGTAAACGGAGGAGTTCTTCACTTCGGTGAAAATCGAATCCAGGAAGGATTGGAAAAGTTTGAAGAATGGTTGAAAGAAAAAAATTCTCCATTGGTTCTGCATCATATAGGGCCGGTTCAGAGCGGAACCCTTCGTAAATTATTCTTAGGTTATTCGTATGCGCACGGAGTCGGTAGTATCGGAACCGTGGAAGAACTTTTGAATCGAGCGCAAAAAGAACAAAAAAAAATACGCTACTTTCTACAGGCCAATCTCACGGAAGAAGAAAGCAAACACGGATTCGACAAAAAAGAACTGCTCGAAATTCTTTCCAAAAAGGAAACTCTTTCCAACGAGTTTTGTAAACTCGAAGGGATGATGGTGATGGGGCCTTCGGACGGAGAACCCAACAAAACGAGAGAAGTTTTTCGAGAACTCGCAAACATCCGAAAAGAATATTACCCCGAAGGAAAATTATCGATGGGAATGTCCGGAGATTATAAAATCGCGATCGAAGAGGGAAGCGACTTTGTAAGGATCGGAAGCGCCATCTTTGGAGAAAGGAATTAA
- a CDS encoding flagellar assembly protein FlaA → MLALSLFGSLTDLPSAPVKRDEDEISRVLILEKILSDWKQYNLFLVDSFDGERPWEIYRGVSFLNEIRFNSQIPSNSAFLKERECYPTLAPANDYRSMMVQTFFENPKHAHLEIRPKEKIRLPIGAPTRIFFWMYASSQNAKIELVLHQYRSKEIVIELSDLSFDGWKRIEKKLEIPARNTRLNRSLRYPFEIAAIRLIPGPFQKKGEFVFYIDRMGLLIDTRDEAYPGAEIKDNWGTGF, encoded by the coding sequence ATTCTGGCTCTGAGCCTCTTCGGAAGTCTTACGGATCTTCCTTCGGCTCCCGTCAAAAGAGACGAAGACGAAATCAGCCGGGTTCTGATCTTGGAAAAGATACTCTCCGATTGGAAGCAATACAATCTTTTTCTTGTGGATTCCTTCGATGGAGAAAGGCCCTGGGAAATCTATCGAGGTGTTTCTTTTTTAAACGAGATCCGTTTCAATTCTCAGATCCCTTCCAATTCCGCTTTTTTGAAAGAAAGAGAATGTTATCCAACGCTCGCTCCGGCAAACGACTATCGATCGATGATGGTACAGACCTTTTTTGAAAATCCAAAACACGCGCATCTGGAGATTCGTCCAAAGGAAAAGATTCGTCTTCCAATCGGCGCTCCTACTCGGATCTTTTTTTGGATGTATGCTTCTTCCCAAAATGCAAAGATTGAATTGGTCCTCCATCAATATCGCTCCAAAGAAATCGTGATCGAACTTTCGGATTTGAGTTTTGACGGTTGGAAAAGGATCGAGAAGAAGTTGGAGATTCCGGCGAGAAACACAAGACTCAATCGAAGTCTGCGTTATCCGTTCGAAATTGCGGCGATCCGATTGATCCCCGGACCTTTTCAAAAAAAGGGAGAATTTGTTTTCTACATCGATCGGATGGGACTTCTCATCGATACGAGGGACGAAGCGTATCCGGGAGCCGAGATCAAAGATAATTGGGGTACTGGTTTTTAA
- a CDS encoding dehalogenase, translating to MSGVLFAFDLMDTLIKDPFHSALYKILPSESREKFIQGRERNAFIEFEKGHIEEEEFFERFYLPEYRETDLPDPRKIKELMFHKVRLISESVSIVKLLKANGNKLVLASNYSIWYKELQKFPEMQEVFSQFDQLYFSCELGTRKPAEEYFQWIQTDYPGMRYVLIDDNATNVEAAGYMGWDTFRFSPKTPSELEEFFKNQYPNYL from the coding sequence ATGAGCGGAGTTCTATTTGCTTTTGATCTGATGGATACCTTGATCAAGGATCCCTTTCATTCTGCACTTTATAAAATACTTCCCAGCGAATCGAGAGAAAAATTCATTCAGGGAAGAGAAAGAAACGCCTTTATCGAATTTGAAAAAGGGCATATCGAAGAAGAAGAATTTTTCGAAAGATTCTATCTTCCCGAATATAGGGAAACCGATCTCCCGGACCCTCGCAAGATCAAAGAATTGATGTTCCACAAAGTTCGGTTGATTTCGGAAAGTGTGAGCATCGTAAAACTACTGAAGGCGAACGGAAACAAACTCGTTCTCGCGAGTAACTATTCCATCTGGTATAAGGAACTTCAAAAATTTCCCGAAATGCAGGAAGTTTTTTCCCAATTCGATCAACTCTATTTTTCCTGCGAACTCGGAACCCGAAAACCCGCGGAAGAATACTTTCAGTGGATCCAAACAGATTATCCGGGAATGCGTTACGTTTTGATCGATGATAACGCGACTAACGTGGAAGCCGCGGGTTATATGGGTTGGGACACGTTTCGATTTAGTCCGAAAACTCCATCGGAGCTCGAGGAATTTTTTAAAAACCAGTACCCCAATTATCTTTGA
- a CDS encoding 3-deoxy-D-manno-octulosonic acid transferase: protein MIFLYQILTIFLRIFIVPLFLLFPAGRIFLKKRKEDRKRILSKPFESQGKKVIWLHAASVGELDQCRALALEFRKKDPSAFLIQSVFSESVRDSQLEAFPADETFRLPIDTPFGYNWILRHFHPKVLVLMAWDTWPNLILSANRSGTKVVLGSAVIGSRKKGILGMLTKSVFQRLSGIYPSHESFYDSFRSLVPERIPVKVLGDTRFDTVLKKIEDNKKEFSRPKNYPYSKIILFASTYEPCEELLVSFYKLAREKQPNLLNEFAFWIFPHKTSPERITSIEHRLQDAKMEYQTWTSTPYEKMSAQTIVFDVLGILAFAYQAVDFAYVGGALHNRVHNVLEPATFGLPLMTGPKISNSPEATILNKTGGLFVVSKPEDILRILNFPQEKIAKIRKQNSEFVQQGRGAAERLYEEIQKL, encoded by the coding sequence ATGATTTTTCTCTATCAAATCCTGACGATCTTTCTTCGTATCTTTATCGTTCCTCTTTTTCTGTTATTTCCTGCCGGAAGAATTTTCCTAAAAAAGAGAAAGGAAGATCGAAAAAGAATTCTTTCCAAACCCTTTGAGTCTCAAGGAAAAAAAGTGATTTGGCTCCACGCGGCTTCGGTTGGAGAACTGGATCAGTGCAGAGCCTTGGCTCTTGAATTTCGGAAAAAAGATCCTTCCGCATTTTTGATTCAATCCGTTTTTTCAGAGAGCGTAAGAGATTCTCAGTTGGAAGCCTTTCCCGCAGACGAAACCTTTCGTCTTCCGATCGATACTCCCTTTGGATACAACTGGATCTTACGACACTTTCATCCCAAGGTTCTTGTTCTTATGGCCTGGGACACTTGGCCGAATCTGATTTTATCCGCGAATCGATCGGGAACCAAGGTCGTTTTAGGTTCGGCCGTAATAGGAAGCCGTAAAAAAGGAATTTTAGGAATGTTGACAAAATCCGTTTTTCAGCGTTTAAGCGGAATCTATCCTTCTCACGAAAGTTTTTACGATTCGTTTCGTTCCCTTGTGCCGGAAAGAATTCCCGTAAAAGTTTTAGGCGATACAAGGTTCGATACGGTTCTAAAAAAAATAGAGGACAACAAAAAGGAATTTTCAAGACCTAAAAATTATCCATATTCGAAAATCATACTATTTGCATCCACTTACGAACCCTGCGAAGAACTTCTTGTTTCCTTTTACAAACTCGCGAGAGAAAAACAACCGAATTTGTTAAACGAATTTGCCTTCTGGATATTCCCCCACAAAACCTCCCCCGAGAGAATCACTTCCATAGAACACAGATTGCAGGACGCAAAGATGGAGTACCAGACCTGGACTTCCACTCCTTACGAGAAGATGAGCGCTCAAACGATCGTCTTTGACGTTTTGGGAATTCTGGCGTTTGCGTATCAAGCAGTGGACTTTGCCTATGTCGGCGGGGCGCTTCACAACCGTGTCCACAATGTTTTGGAACCGGCGACCTTCGGCCTTCCTCTGATGACAGGTCCTAAAATTTCCAATTCTCCGGAGGCGACGATCTTAAACAAAACCGGAGGTTTGTTTGTTGTCTCCAAACCGGAGGATATATTAAGAATTTTGAATTTTCCTCAGGAAAAAATCGCTAAGATCCGAAAACAGAACTCGGAGTTTGTTCAACAAGGTCGAGGCGCGGCGGAAAGATTGTACGAAGAGATCCAAAAGTTATAA
- a CDS encoding DUF1564 domain-containing protein: protein MDVLLLSSQKKILSALNEGEVGSDSLLIPMSYWNRLDKIQKKALPRKLPLLLMRYTKYLASLNRLHWKAGKIKYNWGVGDLKKMTIHVNSGVWAVLGALAAAHGVSRCFLFNYLLWLEDVGVGDSIVETMNRGVPQFHTVYQMTWTLNLRKNQISRDLHFEPNPITSESLPDPFP, encoded by the coding sequence ATGGACGTTCTTTTACTTTCTTCCCAGAAAAAGATTCTTTCCGCTCTGAATGAAGGCGAGGTCGGGTCGGATTCTCTTTTGATTCCGATGAGTTACTGGAATCGTTTAGACAAAATTCAAAAGAAGGCTCTGCCTCGGAAACTTCCTCTTCTTCTGATGAGATACACGAAATACCTCGCTTCCCTGAATCGTCTTCATTGGAAAGCGGGTAAGATCAAATACAATTGGGGAGTTGGCGATCTGAAGAAAATGACAATTCATGTGAATTCGGGAGTTTGGGCGGTTCTGGGGGCTTTGGCGGCGGCCCACGGTGTTTCCAGGTGTTTTCTTTTTAACTATCTCTTGTGGTTGGAAGACGTCGGTGTTGGGGATTCTATCGTTGAAACGATGAATCGAGGAGTTCCTCAGTTCCATACCGTCTACCAAATGACATGGACTTTAAATCTACGGAAAAATCAAATCTCCCGTGACTTACACTTCGAACCGAACCCGATCACAAGCGAATCTCTCCCGGATCCCTTTCCCTAA
- a CDS encoding sodium-translocating pyrophosphatase produces the protein MNSVTIIIAMSILAIVTAVVYALKVIRIKVGAPGSNDKETQKLIEISSAISEGAMAFLVREYKVISVFIAFMAVLIVLLLDNPGSEGFNDGIHTAIAFVSGAVISCLCGFIGMKIATAGNVRTAEAAKTSLSKAFRVAFDSGAVMGFGLVGLAILGMIVLFLIFTGLHPGVEKHFLMESLAGFGLGGSAVALFGRVGGGIYTKAADVGADLVGKVEKGIPEDDPRNPATIADNVGDNVGDVAGMGADLFGSCAEATCAALVIGATASALSGSVDALLYPLLISAFGIPASLLTSFLARVKEGGNVETTLKIQLWVSTILVAGIMYFVTNVFMVDSFEIAGKTITKWDVYISMLVGLFSGMFIGIVTEYYTSHSYKPVREVAEASNTGAATNIIYGLALGYHSSVIPVILLVITIVTANILAGMYGIAIAALGMISTIAIGLTIDAYGPVSDNAGGIAEMAELGKEVRDRTDTLDAAGNTTAAIGKGFAIGSAALTSLALFAAFITRTQTTSLEILNPEVFGGLMFGAMLPFLFTAMTMKSVGKAAVDMVEEVRKQFREIPGIMEGKNKPDYKRCVDISTTAALREMILPGLLVLLTPIVVGYLFGVKSLAGVLAGALVAGVVLAISAANSGGGWDNAKKYIEKKAGGKGSDQHKAAVVGDTVGDPFKDTSGPSINILIKLMAITSLVFAEFFVQHGGLVLRLFH, from the coding sequence ATGAATTCAGTTACGATTATTATCGCCATGTCTATTTTGGCGATCGTTACTGCAGTAGTGTATGCCCTGAAGGTAATCCGTATCAAAGTCGGTGCCCCGGGCAGTAACGATAAAGAGACTCAAAAACTCATCGAAATATCTTCCGCCATCTCCGAAGGTGCCATGGCCTTCCTGGTTCGGGAATACAAGGTCATTTCCGTATTCATCGCCTTTATGGCGGTCCTGATCGTTCTTCTTTTGGACAATCCGGGTTCGGAAGGTTTTAACGACGGAATTCACACTGCGATCGCATTTGTTTCCGGTGCCGTTATTTCCTGCCTCTGCGGATTTATCGGTATGAAAATTGCGACCGCAGGAAACGTAAGAACCGCGGAAGCCGCAAAAACTTCTCTTTCTAAGGCTTTTCGAGTCGCTTTTGATTCCGGTGCCGTTATGGGATTCGGTCTCGTGGGTCTTGCGATCCTCGGAATGATCGTTCTCTTCCTCATTTTTACCGGGCTTCATCCCGGAGTTGAAAAACACTTCCTTATGGAATCTCTCGCAGGTTTCGGACTTGGTGGTTCTGCCGTTGCACTTTTTGGAAGAGTGGGCGGGGGAATTTACACCAAGGCGGCCGACGTAGGAGCGGATTTGGTTGGAAAGGTAGAAAAGGGAATCCCGGAAGATGATCCGAGAAACCCGGCTACGATTGCGGATAACGTGGGAGACAACGTGGGTGACGTTGCCGGAATGGGAGCCGATCTTTTTGGTTCCTGTGCGGAAGCGACTTGCGCGGCTCTTGTGATCGGAGCTACCGCTTCGGCTCTTTCCGGATCCGTGGACGCACTTTTGTATCCGCTTTTGATTTCAGCGTTTGGAATTCCCGCTTCTCTTTTGACGAGTTTTCTCGCAAGAGTGAAAGAAGGCGGAAACGTAGAAACCACTCTGAAAATTCAGCTCTGGGTTTCCACGATCCTCGTCGCGGGAATCATGTATTTCGTAACCAATGTTTTCATGGTGGATTCTTTTGAAATCGCAGGAAAGACGATCACAAAATGGGATGTTTACATTTCCATGCTCGTGGGTCTTTTTTCCGGAATGTTCATAGGAATCGTAACGGAATATTATACTTCTCATTCTTATAAGCCTGTGAGAGAAGTCGCGGAAGCGTCTAACACCGGTGCGGCGACAAACATCATCTACGGACTCGCGCTCGGATATCATTCTTCCGTGATTCCCGTGATTCTTCTCGTGATCACCATCGTAACGGCGAATATCCTCGCTGGTATGTATGGAATCGCGATCGCGGCTCTTGGGATGATTTCTACCATCGCAATCGGTCTTACGATCGACGCTTACGGTCCGGTTTCGGATAACGCGGGTGGAATCGCTGAGATGGCGGAACTCGGAAAAGAAGTTCGTGATAGAACGGATACTCTGGATGCGGCGGGAAATACCACTGCGGCGATCGGAAAAGGATTTGCGATCGGATCGGCGGCTTTGACATCTCTCGCACTTTTTGCGGCGTTTATCACAAGAACTCAGACAACGAGTCTCGAAATTCTCAACCCGGAAGTATTCGGCGGTTTGATGTTCGGAGCGATGTTGCCTTTCTTATTCACTGCGATGACGATGAAGTCGGTCGGAAAAGCGGCTGTGGATATGGTGGAAGAGGTTCGTAAACAGTTCCGTGAAATTCCAGGAATTATGGAAGGAAAGAACAAGCCCGATTACAAACGTTGTGTGGATATTTCCACGACTGCGGCTCTGAGAGAAATGATTCTTCCGGGATTACTCGTTCTTTTGACTCCGATCGTAGTAGGTTATCTTTTCGGAGTGAAATCTCTTGCGGGAGTTCTCGCAGGCGCTCTTGTTGCGGGTGTGGTCCTCGCGATCTCTGCTGCGAACTCAGGCGGCGGATGGGACAACGCGAAGAAATACATCGAGAAAAAAGCCGGTGGAAAGGGTTCCGACCAACACAAGGCGGCCGTAGTCGGTGATACCGTAGGGGATCCGTTCAAAGATACTTCCGGACCATCGATCAACATTCTTATCAAGTTGATGGCGATCACAAGCCTCGTCTTTGCCGAATTTTTTGTTCAGCACGGCGGATTGGTTTTGAGATTGTTTCATTAG
- a CDS encoding tetratricopeptide repeat protein, whose amino-acid sequence MFFFNVPMFKKMGRILPDRAPGKLLSTCFFFVLCTGYSTLHGNSTFSYGELLRQAREELGRLRYDEALQKLEIADSLGTKRTAPYYEIEGRAWIGKGDLTTALESFEKSIQIEPANQVLLREMVAGYEELKKPDKAFRFTRLSLTQNSEQPEYRYKALVLSSRLGNLNYYKETLLWIQKNNPYREDREAIEAEVKTSHEGGKIDEAITKCRKYLLYFPENSFLHRILLLSLKKKQSQLLEQALLDRAAVFRTEPIYAYESGLEFLQNKRFNESLAMSRRAFYLSLKKDGRAGKEILYPLHRIYRQRGSVSDIQAIELLQEIVESDRVLDEEFLDAKLKQTGFNRELLLFALFYIQKNETSTSKQRKEEWKNIFGKIRKQKEEEDISLVISPFSFDSEESEMLSEKN is encoded by the coding sequence TTGTTTTTTTTCAATGTTCCGATGTTTAAAAAGATGGGAAGAATTCTACCTGACAGAGCGCCTGGGAAACTGCTATCCACTTGTTTCTTTTTTGTACTTTGCACAGGTTATTCAACGCTCCATGGGAATTCAACCTTTTCTTACGGAGAGTTGCTCAGACAGGCTCGGGAAGAATTAGGACGTCTTCGTTACGACGAAGCCCTCCAAAAATTGGAAATCGCAGACTCCCTGGGAACCAAGAGAACCGCACCCTACTACGAAATTGAGGGAAGAGCTTGGATCGGAAAGGGAGATCTAACGACGGCCCTGGAGAGTTTTGAAAAGAGCATTCAGATCGAACCGGCCAATCAAGTCCTCTTAAGAGAAATGGTCGCGGGATATGAAGAATTAAAAAAGCCGGACAAGGCCTTTCGATTTACAAGGCTCAGCCTGACTCAGAATTCCGAACAACCGGAATACCGATACAAAGCTCTCGTCTTAAGTTCCAGACTGGGGAATCTGAATTATTACAAAGAAACCCTCCTCTGGATTCAAAAAAACAATCCTTACAGAGAAGACCGGGAAGCGATCGAGGCGGAAGTCAAAACCTCGCACGAAGGGGGAAAGATCGACGAAGCGATCACGAAGTGTAGAAAGTATCTTCTTTACTTTCCGGAAAATTCCTTTCTTCATCGGATCCTTCTTCTTTCCCTGAAAAAAAAACAATCGCAACTTTTAGAACAGGCGTTGCTGGACCGAGCCGCGGTCTTTCGCACGGAACCGATCTACGCCTACGAATCCGGACTTGAATTCTTACAAAACAAAAGGTTTAACGAATCTTTGGCGATGTCAAGAAGAGCCTTTTATCTCAGCCTAAAGAAGGACGGAAGAGCTGGAAAAGAAATTCTCTATCCATTGCATAGAATCTACAGACAAAGGGGAAGTGTCTCCGATATCCAAGCGATCGAACTCCTCCAAGAAATCGTAGAATCCGATCGAGTCCTGGATGAAGAATTTTTAGACGCCAAGCTAAAACAAACCGGCTTCAACAGGGAACTTCTTTTATTCGCGCTTTTTTATATTCAAAAAAATGAAACTTCGACTTCCAAGCAGAGGAAAGAAGAATGGAAGAATATTTTCGGAAAAATCCGAAAACAAAAAGAAGAGGAAGATATCTCACTCGTCATCTCCCCTTTTTCCTTCGATTCGGAAGAATCAGAGATGCTCTCCGAAAAAAACTAA
- the lsa14 gene encoding adhesin Lsa14 encodes MISEFLFLKELRFYSGAFLLGILLSFGCTGVNIINSPVGPEEINTNPTPAYGRPSLELFYKGGMIYHNESIPVTLTGNARSIERGEACSRSVLSLFAWGDSSILTATQNGNIKKIAHIEYEHTAIFAIVYHSFCTIVTGESKPAPTVGEDAQNYNLNSEIVRKKKNKGESE; translated from the coding sequence ATGATTTCAGAGTTTTTATTCCTAAAAGAACTTAGGTTTTACTCCGGCGCGTTTCTATTGGGAATCCTTCTCTCTTTCGGATGCACCGGAGTCAATATTATCAACTCTCCCGTAGGCCCGGAAGAAATCAATACAAACCCTACTCCCGCTTACGGACGCCCTTCTCTGGAACTTTTTTATAAGGGAGGAATGATCTATCACAACGAATCCATTCCGGTTACCTTAACCGGAAATGCAAGAAGTATCGAACGAGGGGAAGCCTGTTCTCGATCGGTTCTGTCTTTGTTCGCGTGGGGAGATTCTTCCATTCTCACCGCAACACAAAACGGAAACATTAAAAAAATTGCACATATAGAATACGAACACACTGCGATCTTTGCGATCGTTTATCATAGTTTTTGCACGATCGTAACGGGAGAATCAAAACCGGCTCCGACCGTGGGAGAAGACGCTCAAAATTACAATTTGAATTCCGAAATCGTAAGAAAGAAAAAAAACAAAGGGGAATCAGAATGA
- a CDS encoding TRL-like family protein, translated as MKNKRSLLIIIFSLLFSVNCASGPVGGLLFTYNKYPGQINPANDVKPEAVAEGCIHNILGLISFGNAGVGSVAKSNGIQRISMIDFSALHIFAIVYRNHCVIVAGEKG; from the coding sequence ATGAAAAACAAAAGATCTCTTCTAATTATTATTTTTTCCTTACTTTTCTCCGTAAACTGCGCGTCCGGTCCCGTTGGAGGTTTGCTCTTTACATACAACAAATATCCTGGACAAATCAATCCGGCTAACGACGTTAAGCCGGAAGCCGTCGCCGAAGGATGTATCCACAATATTTTAGGTTTGATCAGTTTCGGAAACGCGGGGGTTGGGTCCGTCGCCAAATCCAACGGCATTCAAAGAATATCGATGATCGATTTTAGCGCACTTCATATCTTCGCAATCGTCTATCGAAATCACTGCGTAATCGTTGCGGGAGAAAAAGGATGA
- a CDS encoding TRL domain-containing protein, with translation MKQVLKRNRIFLFCSAFLILHFSNCIATSEPALLFSYNTQHILSKSNGSLISSARVLKKGESCSYAISLFYYNTTYRGPKNSVTEIAKDFGIEKIAVVDYATFSFLGPVFYKNCVVVWGE, from the coding sequence ATGAAACAAGTTCTTAAAAGAAATCGAATCTTTCTCTTCTGCTCCGCCTTTCTGATTCTGCATTTCTCAAATTGTATCGCGACGTCAGAACCGGCGCTTTTGTTTTCTTACAATACACAGCACATTCTTTCCAAAAGTAACGGAAGTCTAATCTCCTCGGCGAGAGTTTTAAAAAAAGGAGAAAGTTGTTCCTATGCAATCTCTCTTTTCTATTACAATACAACCTATCGCGGGCCCAAAAATAGCGTAACAGAAATTGCCAAGGACTTTGGAATTGAAAAAATCGCGGTAGTCGACTACGCAACCTTTAGTTTCTTAGGTCCGGTCTTTTATAAAAACTGCGTCGTCGTTTGGGGAGAATAA
- a CDS encoding ABC transporter permease, translated as MILFASFKTYLKLAVSSVQSHMEYKASFWIYLVTLLIYYSAQAATIFILLSKFVSIGGWTRGEIAFLYSLLIFAQGIVASVFSGMVEFGSLVRDGGYDRYLLRPLSPIGQVLMNHFDITGLLHLILGVITFIAANQFTNIEWTFAKICMLFLVVFGSAMILAGIRIAIASIAFYAIQNYSLVHLFIFSSREFMMYPMNIYNMSIRILLTFLLPLGFVNFYPAHYFLDKNSDSLFHPFFIYLNFPVGCFLFFGSLFLWKKGQKRYESTGT; from the coding sequence ATGATTTTGTTTGCTTCCTTCAAAACATATCTCAAGTTAGCCGTCTCTTCCGTTCAATCGCATATGGAGTATAAGGCGAGTTTTTGGATTTATCTCGTGACCTTGCTCATCTATTATTCCGCGCAGGCGGCTACGATTTTTATTCTACTTTCCAAGTTCGTTTCCATCGGAGGTTGGACAAGGGGCGAAATCGCATTCCTTTATAGTCTTTTGATTTTTGCGCAAGGAATCGTAGCTTCGGTATTTTCAGGAATGGTAGAATTCGGATCCTTGGTAAGGGACGGAGGATACGATCGATATCTTTTGAGGCCGCTTTCCCCGATCGGTCAGGTATTGATGAACCATTTCGATATTACCGGGCTTCTTCATTTGATTTTGGGAGTGATTACGTTTATCGCCGCCAATCAGTTTACAAATATTGAATGGACTTTTGCTAAGATTTGTATGTTGTTTTTGGTCGTTTTTGGGAGTGCGATGATTTTGGCGGGAATTCGAATCGCGATCGCGTCGATCGCGTTCTATGCGATTCAGAATTATTCTTTAGTACATTTGTTTATTTTTTCGAGTCGTGAATTTATGATGTATCCGATGAATATCTACAATATGTCGATTCGAATTCTTTTAACGTTCCTACTTCCTTTAGGGTTCGTTAATTTTTATCCGGCTCACTATTTTTTGGATAAGAATAGCGATTCCTTATTTCATCCTTTCTTTATATATTTGAATTTCCCGGTCGGTTGTTTTCTTTTTTTCGGATCCTTATTTCTTTGGAAAAAAGGACAAAAAAGATACGAATCGACCGGGACTTAA